Sequence from the Enhydrobacter sp. genome:
CGAGGATGGCCGACCGAAAGATCAGAAGCCGAAGGGCGAGAAGAAGAACCAGGCGCCGCGCCCCGGCCCCGCCGTCGTCGAGGCCACCGCCAAGGGAGGCGGTGCCGGCGGCGACCTCCTGCTCGCCACCGGTTCGGCGGGCGGCGTGATCAAACTGGCAGGCGTCCTCGCTGCCGGCGCCGGCGGCCACAGCTTCAAGGCGACGGCCCGCGGCGGCCGGCGCTCGACCGCGCTGCTCGAGCCGGGTGGACGCGGCGGCAACGTCTCGATCCGCCTGCGCGAGGCGCCACCGGCCATCGACCAGGCGAAGACCTGCACGATCTGCCCCGGCACCGGAGGCGATTCGGGCGATCGCAGCATCACCGTCGATCCCGACGAGCCGCCGCGCCTCTTCTTCGACGGCGCCGAGGCCGAGGCCACGCACGACGCACTGGCCAAGGTCGGCCATCCGGCCGACCCGCCGGACGCGGGCGGCGGCGCCGCCGGCACCGTCACCGCCGTCGCGGTCTGGCCCGGCTCGCCGCCCATCGAGGAGGCGATCGCGCTGCGCATCGAGCCGGCCGCCGCCGGCAGCACCACCGCCTCGATCGCGATCGTCGCCGGCAAGCGCGAGCGCGACGAGACGGGTTCCAGCGCGCGTGGTGCCGTTCCCGGCGCGGCAACAAGGGCAGAGTTGCCATAGTCGCGCGCGTTGCGCCGCGGCACCGCCATATTGCGATGCATGAAAGTCACACCGGACGACGAACCGCGGGCCACGACCGCCTGTCGACGCGGGCGTCGTTGTCGCGAAGAGTCGCGAGGCGTACATATCGAGACATCATGTCGAACCGTAAGCGTAACCGTCTGATCGATCTCGGCCTCGCTGCCCTGGTGGTGCTTGCCTGCATCGGCACCGCGACCGTGACGCTGGCCGGCAAGCTCTGACGTTCCTGCCGCTCGTCGGCACTCCCCTCGCCTGACAGAACGAAAAGAGCCCGCCGCGGCGCACCGAGGCGGGCCCCATCGTCGACTTCGCTCTTCCTGGCGCCGGCCTAGCGCTGGCAGGAACTCAGCGGCCGCTGCTGGGCCATGGCGCTGTTCAGGCACTCGGTCATCTGCCGCTCGGCGGCTTCGCCTCCGCGCATCATGCCGCCCGACGACCCGCCGGCCGCCTGCTGGCGATCCATCTGGCCACCGCCCATCTGCCCGGTGCCTCCCATCTGGCCGGTGCCCCCCATTTGGCCGGTGCCCCCCATTTGGCCGCTGCCCGCCGTGCCCTGCTGATGGATCGTGGTGCCGCCCGTGCGCGGCGCGTTGTTGGTCGTGCCCGGGCTGCCCGACGGGCTGGCGCCGCCCCTGTCGATGGTGGTCTGCCCTGTCGTGCCGGTCTGCGCCTGCGCCGGCAGGGCGAGGAGAGCCGCGCCGGCCACCAGAGCCGTCATGGAAACGAGACGTGAGATCATGCCTTCACCTCTGTCCTGGGAATGCCCCACCGCTGGACAGGCAACGCCCCCGGCTGGCGTCGGGCTGCTATGCTGCGACAAAGGGAGGAGATCATGGAATTCGACGTCATGACGCGCGCGACGACATGGCAGAACGTGGCCGACCTGGCGCGCCGCGTCGAGGCGGCGGGCTTCTCCGGCATGCTGTTCACCGAGGGTCACCAGGTGCCGTGGATGAACATCGCCGCCGCCTCGCTCGCCGCGCCCTCCCTGCATTTTTCGACCGGCATCGCCATCGCGTTCGCGCGCAGCCCGATGGTCTCCGCCGAGATCGCCTGGGAGCTGGCGCAGAACACCGGCGGGCAGTTCCGGCTGGGGCTCGGCAGCCAGGTCAAGGCGCATATCGAGCGGCGCTATGCCGGCACCTTCGACAAGCCGGCGCCGCAGATGAAGGACTATGTGCTGGCGGTGAAGGCCTGCCTCAAGGCGTTCCGCCGCGAGGCGCCGCTCGAGCACGACGGCCCCTACTACAGGATGAACCTGCTGCCCGAGCAATGGACGCCGCCGCGTCACGGCCACGAGGACGTCAAGGTCGACATCTCCGCCGTCGGCCCCATCATGGTCCGCGTCGCCGGCGAGGTCGCCGACGGCGTGCACGTCCATCCAATGCATTCCATGCACTACATCGACAACCGCCTGCTGCCCGGCGTCGCCGAGGGCGCGAGGCGCGCCGGGCGCGACCCGAAGGAGATCGACCTGATCGTGCCGGTGATCGTCGCCGCCGGCGACACGCCGGAGGAGCGCGCCAAGCCGATCGAGGAGGCCAAGACGACGATCGGCTTCTACGGCGCCACGCCCAACTACGCCTTCCAGTTCGACGATCTCGGCCACACCGGCCTGCGCGACCGGCTGCGCGACGCGCTGCGCGCCAACGACACGGCGCGCACCCAGGCGCTGATCACCGACGAGATCCTCGACCAGTTCGCCGTGGTCGCGCGCTGGGACGACGTCGCCGACAGGATGATCGAGCGCTACCGCGGCATCGCCTCGCGGCTGGTGATCTACCTCGCCTCGCACTGGCGCGAGATCGACGCCCGCACGCTGGGACGATGGGGCGAAGTGGCAAGGGCGGTGCGGAAGGCATCCTGACGCCCCTTCGTCGACGTCTACGCCGACGACGGAGGTTTGGCGGCCCGCCGCTGCGCACCCAGCAGCTCGTACGGGCGATGGGCGTTGCGCTGGGCGGCGTCCCACATGACGCGCGGGTCGAAGGTCTCGGCGGCGAGGATGGTGAGGATGACGACGCCGCAGAAGGCGACGGCGCCGGTGCCGGGCGCGATGCTGACCACGCTGCCGAACTGCACCAGCGCGCCCAGCAGCGACTCCATGAAGATGTCGACCATCGACCAGCGGCCGATCCAGGCGACGACGTGATAGAGCCTGGTGCGCTCGATCAGCAGGCGGCTGGCGCCGGCCGCCGTGGTGACCAGCACGATCGCCATCAGCATCAGCGCCAGCCCCATCAGCTTCAGCACCGGCACCAGCACGCTGGCGACGAACACCAGGATCGCCAGCGGGTACATCCGCGAGGCGACCAGTTCCTCGATGCCGTCGATGATGGTGCTGGGCGCCCCCGC
This genomic interval carries:
- a CDS encoding TIGR03617 family F420-dependent LLM class oxidoreductase; this translates as MEFDVMTRATTWQNVADLARRVEAAGFSGMLFTEGHQVPWMNIAAASLAAPSLHFSTGIAIAFARSPMVSAEIAWELAQNTGGQFRLGLGSQVKAHIERRYAGTFDKPAPQMKDYVLAVKACLKAFRREAPLEHDGPYYRMNLLPEQWTPPRHGHEDVKVDISAVGPIMVRVAGEVADGVHVHPMHSMHYIDNRLLPGVAEGARRAGRDPKEIDLIVPVIVAAGDTPEERAKPIEEAKTTIGFYGATPNYAFQFDDLGHTGLRDRLRDALRANDTARTQALITDEILDQFAVVARWDDVADRMIERYRGIASRLVIYLASHWREIDARTLGRWGEVARAVRKAS